In the Nicotiana tabacum cultivar K326 chromosome 16, ASM71507v2, whole genome shotgun sequence genome, one interval contains:
- the LOC107822807 gene encoding LOW QUALITY PROTEIN: pentatricopeptide repeat-containing protein At2g03380, mitochondrial-like (The sequence of the model RefSeq protein was modified relative to this genomic sequence to represent the inferred CDS: inserted 1 base in 1 codon): MKIFIQLQKQLSHFTQYRAFTSTRISQNFLPNTIGTESSLASISSNPCFALLNLCKTLSSLKKFHALFIVHGETHDVLLKTKLISLYGLFGHLKNARKLFDEIPNPDLFSCKAMIRWYFMNDTYDEIIVFYNFIRKGLTLFDNVVFSIVLKACSELCDIDEGRKLHCHIVKGGNPDSFVLTGLVDMYAKCGKVESSRDVFDDILDRNVVCWTSMIVGYVQNDCAEEGVVLFNRMGDGLVEGNEYTLGSIVTACAKLRALHQGKWVHGHIIKSGIELNSYLVTALVDMYMKCGAIAEARVLFDEFCAYDFVTWAAMIVGYSQNGYPDEALKLFTDEKWQGILPNSITLSSVLSACAQLNNLKMGKSVHTLWIKLGMYEATVTNALVDMYAKCGAIADARCLFENFAHDDVVAWNSLISAYSLNGSAKEGLILFHRMRSKHLQPDEFTMVSVLSICASLANLRVGSSFHAFTIKEGLLSSNLYVGTALVNVYARSGDAKSARVVFDEMTDRNAGTWNSMIGGYAMQGDCRNSFALLSDMIRESFEPNDIIFTSILSACSHRGMIEEGWRFFYTMCEEYRFVPSMKHYTCMVDLLARAGRLKEALDFIENMPIQPDISVFAAFLHGCGIHTRFDLGEVAVRKMLELHPHDACYYVLMSNLYASDGRWSQAYRMRELMKSNXLNKSPGCSQVNMDFENDPRVSSIA, from the exons ATGAAAATTTTCATTCAACTACAAAAACAACTCTCTCACTTCACTCAATATAGAGCTTTTACTTCAACAAGAATCAGCCAAAATTTCCTGCCGAACACCATAGGCACCGAATCAAGCTTGGCATCAATATCTTCAAACCCATGTTTTGCACTTCTGAATCTTTGCAAAACCCTCTCTTCTCTCAAAAAATTCCATGCCCTTTTCATAGTTCACGGCGAAACGCATGATGTCCTCTTAAAAACAAAGTTAATTAGTTTATATGGACTGTTTGGGCACTTAAAGAATGCTCGCAAACTGTTCGATGAAATTCCAAACCCAGATCTTTTTTCTTGTAAAGCAATGATAAGATGGTATTTTATGAACGATACATATGATGAGATTATTGTGTTTTATAATTTCATAAGAAAAGGTCTCACTTTGTTTGACAATGTCGTGTTCTCGATCGTTTTAAAGGCTTGTAGTGAGTTGTGTGATATTGATGAAGGTAGGAAATTGCATTGTCATATTGTGAAAGGTGGAAATCCTGATAGTTTTGTGTTGACTGGGCTTGTTGATATGTATGCTAAGTGTGGAAAGGTCGAATCTTCGCGTGATGtgtttgatgatattttagatagGAATGTGGTTTGTTGGACTTCAATGATTGTTGGTTATGTACAGAATGATTGTGCTGAAGAAGGGGTGGTTTTATTCAATAGGATGGGGGATGGGTTAGTTGAAGGTAATGAATATACTTTGGGGAGTATAGTAACGGCATGTGCTAAATTGAGGGCTTTACATCAAGGGAAATGGGTTCATGGGCATATCATAAAAAGTGGGATTGAACTAAATTCCTACCTGGTTACAGCTCTGGTAGATATGTATATGAAATGTGGAGCTATTGCTGAGGCTCGTGTGCTTTTTGATGAGTTTTGTGCATATGATTTTGTTACGTGGGCAGCGATGATTGTTGGATATAGTCAAAATGGCTATCCAGATGAGGCATTGAAACTCTTTACAGACGAGAAATGGCAAGGAATATTGCCTAATTCAATCACTCTTTCTAGTGTACTTTCAGCATGTGCACAGTTGAACAATCTGAAGATGGGAAAATCAGTTCACACTCTATGGATTAAGCTAGGAATGTATGAGGCTACTGTGACAAATGCTTTAGTGGACATGTATGCGAAGTGTGGTGCCATCGCAGATGCTCGTTGCTTATTTGAGAACTTCGCACACGATGATGTAGTTGCCTGGAATTCACTTATTTCTGCTTATTCGTTGAATGGATCTGCTAAGGAGGGTCTGATATTGTTTCATAGAATGAGATCTAAACATCTTCAGCCGGATGAATTTACAATGGTGTCTGTCCTATCAATTTGTGCTTCACTTGCGAATCTTAGAGTTGGTTCTTCTTTTCATGCTTTTACTATCAAAGAGGGTCTTTTATCGTCTAATTTATATGTAGGTACTGCACTTGTTAATGTGTATGCTAGATCTGGTGATGCAAAATCTGCTCGTGTTGTTTTCGATGAGATGACAGATAGGAATGCAGGGACGTGGAATTCGATGATAGGTGGCTATGCAATGCAAGGGGACTGCAGGAATTCCTTTGCGCTTCTCAGTGATATGATCAGGGAAAGTTTTGAACCTAATGATATAATCTTCACTTCTATACTATCTGCTTGCAGCCATAGAGGGATGATAGAGGAGGGATGGAGATTTTTCTATACAATGTGTGAGGAATATAGGTTTGTTCCTTCCATGAAGCACTATACATGTATGGTTGATTTACTGGCTCGCGCTGGACGGCTTAAGGAAGCCCTGGATTTCATTGaaaatatgccaattcaacctgATATTTCTGTGTTTGCTGCTTTTCTCCATGGATGTGGTATTCACACCAGATTTGACCTGGGGGAGGTAGCAGTGAGGAAAATGCTGGAGTTGCATCCTCATGATGCTTGTTACTATGTGCTTATGTCAAATTTATATGCCTCTGATGGGAGATGGAGTCAAGCTTATCGCATGAGAGAGTTGATGAAGAGCA GTTTGAACAAGTCCCCTGGGTGTAGCCAGGTGAACATGGATTTCGAAAATGATCCGAGGGTGTCATCTATTGCTTAA